A region from the Candidatus Gracilibacteria bacterium genome encodes:
- a CDS encoding DUF4956 domain-containing protein, whose translation MDSFFQALQDQLNFQDLSGAFTVTDVILALTLSFILTGGIAYVYKITHKGMSYTQSFVHTLVIMGMITALIMLIVGSNIARAFSLVGALSIIRFRNAVKETRDVGFIFFAMAIGMAAGTQFYLLAILATVFISCAILIMNRFNWYAQTAVNLLLKIQVPNNLNFDTSFNEALVKYTKASDLISVDSVHSGMLTEVIYSISPKEKINTREFLEEIKQLNGNNKVTLITGYNNTDLGKKCSSNVINGSRSLSFFGHWAGFGF comes from the coding sequence ATGGATTCTTTTTTTCAAGCCCTTCAAGATCAGTTGAATTTTCAAGATTTATCCGGGGCTTTTACGGTAACGGATGTGATTTTGGCTTTAACATTGAGCTTTATCCTCACCGGAGGCATTGCTTATGTGTATAAAATCACGCACAAAGGCATGTCCTACACGCAAAGTTTTGTCCATACCCTTGTGATTATGGGGATGATCACGGCATTGATCATGTTGATTGTCGGGTCCAATATCGCTCGCGCCTTTTCATTGGTGGGAGCGCTTTCCATCATCCGTTTCCGCAATGCGGTAAAGGAAACTCGGGATGTTGGATTTATCTTTTTCGCCATGGCGATCGGGATGGCGGCCGGCACGCAATTTTATCTTTTGGCGATCCTTGCCACGGTTTTTATCAGTTGCGCCATTTTAATCATGAATCGTTTTAATTGGTATGCTCAAACCGCGGTCAATCTTCTCCTTAAAATTCAGGTTCCCAATAACCTCAATTTTGATACCTCATTCAATGAGGCCTTGGTGAAATACACGAAAGCATCGGATTTGATCAGTGTGGATTCCGTTCATTCCGGGATGTTGACCGAGGTGATTTACAGTATTTCTCCCAAGGAAAAAATCAATACGCGCGAATTTTTGGAAGAGATCAAACAGCTCAACGGGAACAATAAGGTGACCTTGATCACCGGGTATAACAACACGGATTTATGAAAAAAATGCTCATCCAACGTCATAAATGGCTCCCGATCACTTTCCTTTTTTTGACATTGGGCGGGGTTTGGGTTTTAG
- a CDS encoding polyphosphate polymerase domain-containing protein gives MRNVSGIIRKFNRFELKYLLTSEQAAHFENKIQGYLHPDTYGRGGKYRLSSLYYDSSKYHFYWEKIEGIKFRRKLRIRHYESSEPLTDQTKVFVEIKQRLDRVTQKRRLRLAYQDALELCSGKSIPEILLPEERSIAEEIHEMVLRYNLEPTSVVSYFRKAYLGTDYDEGLRVTFDTDLHYRTHDLDLRSKAKGESLLALHHVIMEIKVNERVPYWLTEFVGESNLKLIRVSKYCQSLEVSEKVPSSRFFISL, from the coding sequence ATGCGAAATGTTTCGGGAATCATTCGAAAATTCAATCGGTTCGAACTTAAATATTTATTAACATCGGAGCAGGCCGCTCATTTTGAGAATAAAATTCAAGGCTATTTGCATCCGGATACTTATGGTCGGGGAGGGAAATATCGTCTTTCAAGTTTATATTATGATTCCTCGAAATATCATTTTTATTGGGAAAAAATCGAAGGCATCAAATTTCGAAGAAAATTGAGGATTCGACATTATGAATCGTCGGAACCCCTGACTGACCAAACAAAAGTTTTTGTGGAAATCAAACAGCGTTTGGATCGGGTGACGCAAAAACGTCGCCTCCGCCTGGCTTATCAAGACGCCTTGGAATTGTGTTCAGGAAAGTCCATCCCCGAGATTTTGCTTCCTGAAGAAAGATCCATCGCTGAAGAAATTCATGAAATGGTTCTTCGTTATAATCTGGAGCCGACTTCCGTGGTGAGCTATTTCAGAAAAGCCTATTTGGGAACGGATTATGACGAGGGCCTGCGAGTGACATTTGATACGGATCTTCATTATCGAACTCACGATTTGGATCTCAGGTCAAAAGCAAAAGGGGAATCCCTGTTAGCCCTTCATCATGTGATTATGGAAATCAAAGTCAACGAACGTGTTCCGTATTGGCTGACCGAATTTGTGGGAGAGAGCAATTTAAAACTTATTCGGGTGAGCAAATATTGTCAAAGTTTGGAAGTTTCGGAAAAAGTGCCTTCTTCTCGTTTTTTTATTTCTCTTTAA
- the mutL gene encoding DNA mismatch repair endonuclease MutL: MASICEARDMGSIRVLPDTLINQIAAGEVIERPASVVKELVENSIDAKATHITVEIVKGGIEKIIITDDGIGMDESDARLSFDRHATSKIASFEDLFKIQTLGFRGEALASIASVSSITLQTKTAQALGGIRLEMEGGKNATVTATGCSNGTKLEVANLFFNTPARKKYLKSDPTEYRHVLETLQASALAHPEITFRFVSNGRTIFDLLKTTDLKARIGGLFGRAVSEEMIPIFYGGRDIQLSGFIGKPHVARTTRGYQYFIINGRPVQDTRLGYAIKEGYSNLIPASQYPVFVVGVTIAPAKIDVNVHPRKLEVRFADPHEIFRVLKSSTESSLGKTSIIHNAPLRTDDLDMPAFLRKSSIKAVEPQKLKFEEAGETYNPSIAATMPWSEPAGSHFAPTPRMFGGAAPISGGLSSADTETLSARREYLLKRRAERLAAQGIDPNTTMNSTPATSFSSPTVASSIPLTVTATPSSSSFETPLVEFSQSFNEARPQGRIRPIAQLKNSYILAEDEEGLLIVDQHAAHERVMLEKFKAREADRSMAKQPLLTPLHLDLDYREKALMEENLELLTSLGFEIHSFGGNSYAVDAVPDFLAQDPIEDIIKGFLNDLMNNEPPKESTRRHDHALHTLSCRAAAKFGQKLSHYEQEALIQSLMATENGSACAHGRPTLFRITFTELERKFGR; this comes from the coding sequence ATGGCATCTATATGCGAAGCTAGGGACATGGGCTCCATACGCGTTCTCCCCGACACTCTCATCAATCAAATCGCGGCCGGCGAAGTCATTGAACGGCCGGCTTCGGTGGTGAAAGAATTGGTGGAAAATTCGATTGATGCCAAAGCCACGCACATCACAGTTGAAATTGTGAAAGGCGGGATTGAAAAAATCATTATTACGGATGATGGGATCGGAATGGATGAAAGTGATGCCCGGTTGTCTTTTGACCGACATGCCACGAGTAAAATCGCGTCTTTCGAAGATCTTTTTAAGATTCAAACCTTGGGATTTCGAGGGGAAGCGTTGGCCAGCATTGCGTCGGTTTCTTCGATCACACTCCAAACTAAAACCGCACAAGCGCTGGGAGGGATTCGACTGGAAATGGAAGGCGGAAAAAACGCCACGGTCACGGCCACGGGATGCTCCAATGGAACCAAACTCGAGGTAGCGAATCTTTTTTTTAACACTCCGGCGCGAAAAAAATATCTCAAAAGCGACCCCACCGAATATCGCCATGTGCTTGAAACGCTTCAGGCCAGTGCGTTGGCGCACCCGGAAATCACGTTTCGATTTGTATCCAATGGCCGCACCATTTTTGATCTGTTAAAAACGACGGATTTAAAGGCGCGCATCGGTGGATTGTTTGGCCGTGCCGTGAGTGAAGAAATGATTCCGATTTTTTACGGAGGACGAGACATTCAATTGAGCGGCTTTATCGGAAAACCGCATGTGGCAAGAACCACGCGCGGGTATCAATATTTTATTATCAATGGACGACCCGTGCAGGACACGCGGTTGGGGTATGCGATTAAAGAAGGTTATTCCAACCTGATTCCCGCCAGCCAATACCCGGTGTTTGTCGTGGGAGTGACCATTGCTCCGGCCAAGATCGACGTCAATGTCCATCCGCGAAAACTTGAGGTTCGATTTGCGGACCCGCATGAGATTTTTCGTGTTTTAAAATCGAGCACCGAATCCTCCCTGGGAAAAACGTCCATTATTCATAATGCGCCGTTGCGAACCGATGACCTTGATATGCCGGCGTTTTTGCGAAAATCATCGATCAAGGCCGTGGAACCGCAAAAATTAAAATTTGAAGAAGCCGGAGAAACGTATAACCCCTCGATTGCCGCCACTATGCCGTGGAGCGAACCTGCCGGGAGTCATTTTGCCCCAACGCCTCGTATGTTTGGAGGTGCTGCCCCCATTTCAGGGGGACTTTCTTCTGCAGACACCGAAACTCTTAGTGCCCGGCGTGAATATTTACTCAAACGACGCGCGGAACGGTTGGCGGCGCAAGGGATTGATCCGAACACCACTATGAATTCGACCCCTGCGACTTCTTTCAGTTCCCCGACGGTTGCTTCATCGATTCCCCTCACGGTTACGGCAACTCCAAGTTCCTCCTCTTTTGAAACTCCCCTGGTTGAATTTTCTCAATCTTTTAATGAAGCGCGACCTCAAGGTCGCATTCGCCCGATTGCTCAACTCAAAAACAGCTACATTCTTGCCGAAGATGAGGAGGGCCTCCTGATTGTGGATCAGCATGCGGCGCACGAGCGCGTGATGCTTGAAAAATTTAAGGCGCGGGAAGCAGATCGCAGTATGGCCAAACAACCGTTGCTCACGCCCCTTCATCTCGACCTCGATTATCGCGAAAAAGCGCTGATGGAAGAAAATCTTGAGCTTTTAACTTCGCTGGGATTTGAAATTCATTCGTTTGGAGGAAATAGCTATGCCGTGGATGCGGTGCCGGACTTTTTGGCGCAAGATCCGATCGAGGATATCATCAAAGGATTTCTCAACGACCTGATGAACAACGAGCCCCCCAAAGAGTCTACGCGGCGACATGATCATGCGTTGCACACCTTGTCGTGTCGGGCCGCAGCCAAATTCGGGCAAAAATTATCGCATTACGAACAAGAAGCGCTTATTCAATCTTTGATGGCCACGGAAAATGGCTCGGCGTGCGCGCATGGCAGACCCACTCTTTTCCGAATTACGTTTACGGAGTTGGAGAGAAAATTCGGGAGATAA
- a CDS encoding LysM peptidoglycan-binding domain-containing M23 family metallopeptidase, with product MRTEFARVRQLQGRMKLCAENARQRFVHPLSGTSPAQQLFQRVMVLALFIFVVNSVSLTSAYDIGGSYESSDYLAIDTSVNLVTDDEGYLAKVTPWEGEAQYLNRGNEWVTHEVQSGDTLSVIAYRYGLNANTILWANTALGNVNYLKVGQQLRIPPANGYEATVKSGENLDKLYAKYYDGTDEEKDAMKTRTIAMNNLSEDGAVEAGAKIFVVGGEKPYEPPVYTTTATVTTASTTIKGDYYTEATNMDVDVVDAGEGWVRPTAGAITQWFHWGHYAIDISDTSKPPVVAIRDGTVTRAVSDGSYSGGYGNVIVINHGDTPLGNCQSLYAHNSTVHVQVGDYVTTGQIISNQGNTGRVYGKTGIHLHIELTCDGVKINPAFLYGY from the coding sequence ATGCGGACCGAATTCGCACGAGTTCGCCAGCTCCAAGGTCGCATGAAGCTCTGCGCGGAAAATGCTCGCCAACGCTTCGTTCACCCCTTGAGTGGCACTTCTCCGGCTCAGCAGCTCTTTCAACGAGTCATGGTTCTCGCTTTGTTTATTTTTGTGGTCAACTCCGTGAGTTTGACCAGCGCTTATGATATTGGGGGTAGTTATGAATCCTCGGATTATTTGGCGATTGATACTTCGGTGAATCTCGTGACCGATGATGAAGGGTATTTGGCCAAGGTCACTCCTTGGGAAGGAGAAGCGCAATATTTGAATCGCGGGAATGAATGGGTGACCCATGAGGTCCAAAGCGGAGACACGTTGTCGGTCATCGCGTATCGGTATGGCTTGAATGCCAATACCATTTTGTGGGCCAATACCGCGCTTGGAAATGTGAATTATTTAAAAGTGGGACAACAACTCCGTATTCCGCCCGCAAACGGATATGAAGCTACGGTAAAAAGCGGGGAAAATCTCGATAAACTTTATGCTAAATATTATGACGGAACCGATGAAGAAAAGGATGCCATGAAAACACGCACCATTGCCATGAATAATCTTTCGGAAGATGGAGCCGTTGAAGCCGGGGCCAAGATTTTTGTGGTGGGAGGAGAAAAACCCTATGAACCGCCGGTTTATACCACGACCGCTACGGTCACAACCGCAAGCACCACCATTAAAGGAGATTACTATACGGAAGCCACGAACATGGATGTGGATGTGGTGGATGCAGGGGAAGGATGGGTCAGACCCACCGCAGGGGCGATCACTCAATGGTTCCACTGGGGACACTATGCGATTGATATTTCAGACACCAGTAAGCCGCCGGTGGTCGCAATTCGAGATGGAACCGTGACTCGCGCGGTATCCGATGGTTCCTATAGCGGAGGTTACGGGAATGTGATTGTGATCAATCATGGAGATACCCCGTTGGGAAATTGCCAATCGTTATACGCTCACAATTCAACCGTTCATGTTCAAGTGGGAGATTATGTGACTACGGGACAAATCATATCAAACCAAGGAAATACGGGTCGTGTATACGGGAAAACCGGGATTCATTTGCACATAGAGCTCACTTGTGATGGCGTAAAGATCAACCCGGCCTTTTTGTACGGGTACTAA